In Ureibacillus thermophilus, the genomic stretch CCCCTTTACCCAATTGGCCAAATTCATTGCGGTCTCCTGTCATATCATTGGCAGCAGATGCATCCAATGCAAAAAATATATCCGGCTGAATCATATGGGCAGATACTTGAGCGCCGCGAAGTCCAACTTCTTCCATCACATTGGCCCCGGAATAAATGTGGCTTTTCACTTTTTCATCTTTTATTTCTTTTAATAGTTCAATAGCCAGTCCACATCCATAACGATTATCCCAAGCCTTTGCCATAATTTTTTTTGGATTTGCCATCACTGTAAATGGACAAACAGGGATAATCGACTGCCCAGGACGAATTCCCATTTGCATGGCATCTTCTTTGCTTTCTGCCCCAACATCAATCAGCATATCTTTTATATCCACCGGTTTTTTCCGCTGTTCTTCTGTCAATAAATGCGGAGGAGTGGATGCAATCACACCTGGAATTTCCCGCTCATTTGTATAAACCATCACCCGCTGCGCCGGCAAAACTTGCGGATTCCAGCCGCCTAACGTTTGAAAGCGAATCATGCCGTTATCTGTAATGCTTGTGACCATAAACGCCACTTCATCCATATGGCCTGCAACCAAAATTTTTGGCGCATTCTCCTCTTCTGACTTGCGCACTCCAAAAATGCCGCCTAAATTGTCTTGTACAATTTCATCCGCATATTTTTTCAGTTCTTTTCGCATAAATGCCCTTACCTGATGTTCATTGCCAGGCGCTCCTGGAAGTTCTGTCAATGTTTTAAATAATTGCAAAGTTTCTTCATTCACTATGGAACACTCCTTCATCTGCTACTTGCTTTATTTTAGCATAATTCAAAAATGTTGGTACTTCTTAAGAAGGACAAAAAGATTTAACTATTTTACGCTAGGAAATAAAAAGGAAAATCCAAGTATTTTATAGAAATGAGTATATAATCGGGAAAATATTTTATCCTGCTTTCAGAAGACTTTAAAAAGAAATTAATGGTACAATGGTTTTTGAGGAGGGAATTGGAAATGAATTTACGTGATTTTATGTTAGGAGTAACAACAGGATTAGCGGCAGCAGTTATTATAAAAGAAGCTTCAGAACGCATTCAGCCTTATATGAATCCAAATCAGATTTTGGAAAACATTAAAGAAGAATTCCGAAAAGAAAGCCCAATTGATGGTTCATGGATTTATATGAAACCAGAATCTTTCCATAACGGCATTACAACCGTTCCTGTTTATAGAGGCGGAATTTCAAGAGTCGTTGATGGTCAAGTGGAAAACTTCGAATTTGCTGCAGATGCCCGCTCCGGCGTGATCGTGGAATTACACAAAGTGTAAGAGGTTGGGACAAATCTAAAAAAAACATCATTTTCTCCAAAGAGAAAATGATGTTTTTTTAGATTTGTTATTAAAAATTGATTTCCGTTCCGGGGACGCTTTCCGCAGGCCCTCCTCGGAGTCATTCCTTCGTTCCTCGTGGTCTCTTGAGAGGGCTCGTCGCAGGAAAGTTTTGAATTTACTTCCTTTCTTTGCGACTAAACGTGCGAGACAGGAACTCGCCCCGTCACGCCAATCCATTTTTCGTTAGTTCAATTTTTTATCAAAACCCTTTCAGCTACCTCTATCATTTTTTGTTTATGTCCCAGCCTCTTTATTTTACCGGAATTGAAATTTTTGCTTCTTTTCCCCGCTTCAAGGAATCGATGATTTCTTTGCCGTTTTCATCCCACTGAACCATGCGGTAGTAGGCATCATGATAAAAGATAAATTTATAGCCGCCTGCATAGGCTTCTTTTAAAATTTTCTCTTTTGCAAAAATGCTTGTCATTGGATAGTCGTCATATGCCATTACCCATAAAGGATTTTGATGGGCATGGGTTGGCATTAGATCTGCCATGTGAATGAGAGTCTCGCCCTTTTGTTTTAATAGGATGATGGCATGTCCATCACTGTGGCCGCCTGTATGAATCATTTCAATACCTGGGACAATTTCAATAGAGTCTTTGAAAGTAACTACTTGGTCTTGAATCGGCTCCCAATTTT encodes the following:
- a CDS encoding M42 family metallopeptidase; protein product: MNEETLQLFKTLTELPGAPGNEHQVRAFMRKELKKYADEIVQDNLGGIFGVRKSEEENAPKILVAGHMDEVAFMVTSITDNGMIRFQTLGGWNPQVLPAQRVMVYTNEREIPGVIASTPPHLLTEEQRKKPVDIKDMLIDVGAESKEDAMQMGIRPGQSIIPVCPFTVMANPKKIMAKAWDNRYGCGLAIELLKEIKDEKVKSHIYSGANVMEEVGLRGAQVSAHMIQPDIFFALDASAANDMTGDRNEFGQLGKGVLLRIFDPTMVTHRTLRDFILDTAESNHIPYQYFVSNGGTDAGRVHTMNGGIPSAVIGICSRYIHTSASIMHVDDYLAAKELLVALVRKFDRTTVDTILQNP